From Deltaproteobacteria bacterium, one genomic window encodes:
- a CDS encoding cyclase family protein, with amino-acid sequence MKLYDISLTVSPQGIRWLNSQPMELVERKRMSRGDANNSSSIHASAHAGTHVDAPFHFVPDGATIESIALETFIGPALVCAVDAGTHVTGADVAKAGIMGDTRVLFKTRNSQLMKKGVYDASFAPFSVDAAEALVKLGVRLVGLDYLSAAGATEQVPVHRAFLDHGVILLEGVDLSEVPPGRYELFCPPVKLAGSDGSPCRAVLRELA; translated from the coding sequence AACTCTACGATATTTCGTTAACCGTTTCGCCCCAGGGCATTCGCTGGTTAAACTCCCAGCCGATGGAGCTGGTCGAGCGCAAACGCATGAGCCGCGGCGACGCCAACAATTCTTCATCGATTCACGCCAGCGCCCATGCCGGCACTCATGTCGATGCGCCGTTTCACTTCGTGCCGGATGGGGCGACCATCGAATCGATAGCGTTGGAAACCTTTATCGGCCCAGCGCTGGTGTGTGCGGTGGATGCCGGGACCCATGTCACTGGAGCTGATGTGGCCAAGGCGGGCATTATGGGCGACACGCGGGTTTTGTTCAAAACCCGCAACTCGCAGTTGATGAAGAAAGGGGTTTACGACGCGAGCTTCGCGCCGTTCTCGGTGGATGCGGCGGAGGCGTTGGTGAAGCTGGGGGTAAGATTAGTCGGGCTCGATTATCTTTCGGCGGCGGGAGCCACCGAGCAGGTGCCGGTGCACCGGGCGTTTCTCGACCACGGTGTGATCTTGCTCGAAGGCGTGGATTTGTCCGAAGTGCCGCCGGGACGATACGAGCTTTTCTGTCCGCCGGTGAAACTTGCGGGTTCTGACGGCTCGCCGTGCCGGGCGGTGCTGCGCGAGCTGGCGTGA